DNA from Acidobacteriota bacterium:
CGGAACCTCAAAGCGCCCGTCAAGGCCGTCTACGGCAACTGCGACGGGGAAAGGGCCGGCCTGGCCCAGGCCTTCCGGGCGATCGGCGAGATACACGACGGCCCCCTGGCTTTCGTCCACGCCGGGCTCCGTTTCGTCGTCTGCCACCTGGACAGCCTGGCCGGGCGGCAGGCCGCCGCCAAAGCCGGGGATGTCGTCGTTTTCGGTCATACCCACCGGCCGCTCGTCGAAAACCGGGACGGCGTCCTCCTGGTCAATCCGGGGGAAGCCGGCGGCTGGCTCAGGGGGAAGAGCACGGTCGCCCTGCTCGACCCGGGAGCCCGGACGGCCGAGATCATCACGCTCTAGAGGTTTGCCATGCCCCATCCTATTAACCGCCGCCAGAAACCCGCCTGGAAGCAGCCCCGCCGCCCGCCGGCCCCGCCACGCGCCCAGGGGAGCTTCGCCAAGCGCGCCCCCGGCCGAAAGATCTCGCCCTCCACGAAGCCAAGATAAGAGCGCTTCTCCCCGGAAGAGACCTAATAGGGGAAATCCGCGCTTGGAACCGCGCAAAAATGACCTCCCGGCCCGATGCCCCTCCTTATATTGATTTAAAGCCTTTTATGGGCTATACTTATGCTTCTTTTTCGGACAATTGAAGATCGGCGATTATTGGATGGAGAAGTTTTTTCTTGAAAGGAGAAAGCGCATGAAGAAGGTTCTGATCCTGGGCGCCGCCGGGCGCGACTTCCACAACTTCAACACCTACTTCAGGGACAACCCGGATTACCGGGTCGTCGCCTTCACGGCCACGCAGATCCCCGACATCGAAGGCCGCAAGTACCCCGCGGTCCTGGCCGGCAAGCTCTATCCCAGGGGCATCCCGATCGAGGCCGAGTCCGAGATGGAGAACCTCATCGCCGCCCACAAGGTCGACGACGTCCATCTCGCCTACAGCGACCTTCCCCACGAATATGTCATGCACATGGCCTCCCGCGCCCAGGCCGCCGGGGCCAACTTCGTCCTGCTCGGCCCCTGCGCCACGATGATCAAGAGCCGCCGGCCGGTCGTCTCGGTCTGCGCCGTCCGCACCGGCTCGGGCAAGAGCCAGACCAGCCGCCGCGTCGCCGCCATCCTCAAGGAGAAGGGCCGTCGCGTCGCCGCCATCCGCCACCCGATGCCGTACGGCGACCTGGCCCAGCAGGCGGTCCAGCGCTTCGCCACCTACGCCGACCTCGACAAGCACGAATGCACGATCGAGGAGCGCGAGGAGTACGAGCCTCACATCGACAAGGGCATCATCGTCTACGCCGGCGTGGACTACGGCGCCATCCTCAAGCAGGCCGAGAAGGAAGCCGACGTCATCCTCTGGGACGGCGGCAACAACGACTTCTCCTTCTACAGGCCCGATCTCGAGATCGTCGTCGCCGATCCGCACCGGGCCGGTCACGAGCTCTCGTACTATCCCGGCGAAACCAACTTCCGCCGGGCTGACGTCATCGTCGTCAACAAGATGGACACGGCGACGCCCGAGGGCATCGAGACCGTCCTGGCCAACGCCAGGAAGGTCAACCCCAAGGCCAAGATCATCAAGGCCAACTCCCCGACCATCGTCAAGGACGGCGAGCGCATCCGCGGCAAGCGGGTGCTGGTCATCGAGGACGGCCCGACCCTCACCCACGGCGGCATGAAGTACGGCGCCGGCATCGTCGCGGCCAAGAAGTACGGGGCGGCCGAGATCATCGATCCCCGGCCCTTCGCCGTCGGCTCGATCAAGAAGACCTTCGAGAAGTACAGCCACCTCTCCGACGTCCTGCCGGCCATGGGCTACGGCGAGAAGCAGATGCGCGAGCTGGCCAGGACCATCGAGGCCATCGATTGCGACCTCGTCGTCAGCGGCACCCCGATCGACATCACCCGGGTCGTCAAGGTCTCCAAGCCCATCCTCCGCGTCGGCTACGAGCTCGAGGAGATCGGCACGCCCACCCTGAAGGACGTCCTGAAGAAGTTCTAGGAGCCCGATGAGACCGAAGATCGCCCTCGTCGCCTTCGGCGGCAACGCCATGCTGCCCGACAACCAGAGAGGTCTGCAGTCGGAGCAGATGCGGAACGCCGCCCGGGCGGCCGAGCTCATGGTCCACATCGTCCGCAAGGGCTACGAGCTCATCATCGTCCACGGCAACGGGCCGCAGGTCGGGAACCTCCTCATCCAGATGGAGGAGGCGGCCAACAAGATCCCGCCCTACTCGCTCGACGTCTGCGACGCGATGACCGAGGGCAGCATGGGCTTCATGCTCGAACGGGCCCTGGTCAACGAGCTGAGGCGGCGCTCCATCGACAAGGAGGTCGCCTCGCTCGTCACCCAGGTCGTCGTCGACAAGGACGACCCGGCCTTCGCCCGGCCGACCAAGCCGGTCGGCCCGTTCTACTCGAAGTTCCGGGGCGAGCAGTTGGCCCGCGAGAAGGGCTGGACGATGGTCGAGGACGCCGGCCGCGGCTACCGCAAGGTCGTCGCCTCGCCCAAGCCCATCGACGTAGTCCCCAAGGGCGTCATCAGCCAGCTGGTCGAGGCCGGCCGCATCGTCATCGCCGCGGGCGGCGGGGGCATCCCGGTCGTCATCAACGGCAACGGCCTGTTCGAGGGCGTCGAGGCCGTCATCGACAAGGACTACGCCGCGAGCCTGCTCGCGCGCGAGGTCAAAGTGGACCTGTTCATCATCCTGACCGCCATCGAGCGCGTCTTCATCGATTTCGGCAAGCCCGGCCAGCGCGAGGCCCCGGTCCTGACCGTGGACGAGGCCCGCCGGCACCTGGCGGACGGCCAGTTCCCCCCGGGGTCGATGGGGCCCAAGATCCGGGCCGCCGTCGAATACATCGAGGCGGGCGGCCGGGAGGTCCTGATTACCAAGGACTCCCATCTCAAGGCCGCCCTGATCAACCGGTCGGGGACCCGGATCGTCGCCTCAGCTTAGGAGGAAACCGCGATGCAAAAAGACTTCCTGTCCATCCGTGACTTGAGCGTGTACGAGTTCGGCCAGATGCTGGACAAGGCCGCCGAAGTCAAGAAACACCCGGCCAGGTACGGCAAGGCCCTCAAGGGCAAGATCCTGGCCATGATCTTCCAGAAGCCGTCGCTGCGCACGCGGATGACCTTCGAGACGGGCATGCTCCGGCTGGGCGGCGAGGCCATCTACCTGGCCCCCTCAGACATCTCCCTGGGCAGCCGCGAGGGCGCCTACGACATCGCCAAGAACCTCGAGCGCTGGGTCGACGGCATCATGATCCGGACCTTCGGGCACCAGATCGCGGTCGACCTGGCCGCGAACTGCAGGATCCCGGTCATCAACGCCCTGACCGACCTGTCCCATCCCTGCCAGGCCATGGCCGATTTCCTGACGCTGCGGGAGCACAAGGGCGCGCTCTCCAGCCTCAAGCTGGCCTACGTCGGCGACGGGAACAACGTCTGCCACAGCCTCATGCTGGCGGCCGCCCGGGGCGGGACGAAAATGGCCGTCGCGACGCCCCCCGGCTACGAGCCGAAGAAGGAGATCGTCGAGGCGGCCCGCGAGGACGGCAAGGACACCGGCTTCGACCTGACCCTGACCCATTCGGCCGAAGAGGCCGTGGCCGGCGCCGACGCGGTCTACACCGACGTCTGGGCCTCCATGGGCCAGGAGGCGGAGAAGGAGGCCCGGGCCAAGATCTTCGCGCCCTACCAGGTCAACGCCCGGCTCATGGCCCACGCCGGCCAGGGCGCCCTGTTCATGCACTGCCTGCCGGCCCACCGGGGCGACGAGGTCACGGATGAGGTCATCGACGCGCCCAGCTCCGTCGTCTTCGACGAGGCCGAGAATCGCCTCCATGCGCAGAAGGCCATCCTCATCGCGCTCATGGGGGGCAAGGACTGATATGAACGCTGAAGCGATCAACCTGACAGAGGTGTCCGACGAGGACCTGTCCCTCGTCGAGCGCGAGCTCGAGCGGACGCCGCATCCCCAATCGACGCACGACCTGGCCGGCAAGCTGGCCTTCGCCAAGACGGCCACGGAGCGGACCCAGGACGTCAAGAAGTACGACTCCTACGTGCGCTACGAGGTCGGGGACCTCATCGAGAAGGAATACAACGAACCGCTGACCGTCGGGAGCAAGGCCGTCGAGCACTTCGAGGGCCGGGTCATCCTCAAGGTTGTGGCCAAGACCTTCTCCAAGCATTTCGGCTGCGACATGC
Protein-coding regions in this window:
- a CDS encoding cyclic 2,3-diphosphoglycerate synthase, with translation MKKVLILGAAGRDFHNFNTYFRDNPDYRVVAFTATQIPDIEGRKYPAVLAGKLYPRGIPIEAESEMENLIAAHKVDDVHLAYSDLPHEYVMHMASRAQAAGANFVLLGPCATMIKSRRPVVSVCAVRTGSGKSQTSRRVAAILKEKGRRVAAIRHPMPYGDLAQQAVQRFATYADLDKHECTIEEREEYEPHIDKGIIVYAGVDYGAILKQAEKEADVILWDGGNNDFSFYRPDLEIVVADPHRAGHELSYYPGETNFRRADVIVVNKMDTATPEGIETVLANARKVNPKAKIIKANSPTIVKDGERIRGKRVLVIEDGPTLTHGGMKYGAGIVAAKKYGAAEIIDPRPFAVGSIKKTFEKYSHLSDVLPAMGYGEKQMRELARTIEAIDCDLVVSGTPIDITRVVKVSKPILRVGYELEEIGTPTLKDVLKKF
- the argF gene encoding ornithine carbamoyltransferase — translated: MQKDFLSIRDLSVYEFGQMLDKAAEVKKHPARYGKALKGKILAMIFQKPSLRTRMTFETGMLRLGGEAIYLAPSDISLGSREGAYDIAKNLERWVDGIMIRTFGHQIAVDLAANCRIPVINALTDLSHPCQAMADFLTLREHKGALSSLKLAYVGDGNNVCHSLMLAAARGGTKMAVATPPGYEPKKEIVEAAREDGKDTGFDLTLTHSAEEAVAGADAVYTDVWASMGQEAEKEARAKIFAPYQVNARLMAHAGQGALFMHCLPAHRGDEVTDEVIDAPSSVVFDEAENRLHAQKAILIALMGGKD
- a CDS encoding metallophosphoesterase; its protein translation is MIGILSDTHDNLTRVREAVRLFNDAGCDLVIHAGDFVAPFAAEELRNLKAPVKAVYGNCDGERAGLAQAFRAIGEIHDGPLAFVHAGLRFVVCHLDSLAGRQAAAKAGDVVVFGHTHRPLVENRDGVLLVNPGEAGGWLRGKSTVALLDPGARTAEIITL
- the arcC gene encoding carbamate kinase; protein product: MRPKIALVAFGGNAMLPDNQRGLQSEQMRNAARAAELMVHIVRKGYELIIVHGNGPQVGNLLIQMEEAANKIPPYSLDVCDAMTEGSMGFMLERALVNELRRRSIDKEVASLVTQVVVDKDDPAFARPTKPVGPFYSKFRGEQLAREKGWTMVEDAGRGYRKVVASPKPIDVVPKGVISQLVEAGRIVIAAGGGGIPVVINGNGLFEGVEAVIDKDYAASLLAREVKVDLFIILTAIERVFIDFGKPGQREAPVLTVDEARRHLADGQFPPGSMGPKIRAAVEYIEAGGREVLITKDSHLKAALINRSGTRIVASA